The following are encoded together in the Gorilla gorilla gorilla isolate KB3781 chromosome 14, NHGRI_mGorGor1-v2.1_pri, whole genome shotgun sequence genome:
- the LOC129526156 gene encoding choriogonadotropin subunit beta 7-like codes for MGGTWASRETLRPRCRPINATLAVEKEGCPVCITVNTTICAGYCPTMTRVLQGVLPPLPQVVCNYRDVRFESIRLPGCPRGVNPVVSYAVALSCQCALCRRSTTDCGGPKDHPLTCDHPRFQASSSSKAPPPSLPSPSRLPGPSDTPILPQ; via the exons ATGGGCGGGACATGGGCATCCAGGGAGACGCTTCGGCCACGGTGCCGCCCCATCAATGCCACCTTGGCTGTCGAGAAGGAGGGCTGCCCCGTGTGCATCaccgtcaacaccaccatctgtgccggctactgccccaccatg ACCCgcgtgctgcagggggtcctgccgcccctgccccaggtggtgtgcaactaccgcgatgtgcgcttcgagtccatccggctccctggctgcccgcgCGGCGTGAACCCCGTGGTCTCCTACGCCGTGGCTCTCAGCTGTCAATGTGCACTCTGCCGCCGCAGCACCACTGACTGCGGGGGTCCCAAGGACCACCCCTTGACCTGTGATCACCcccgcttccaggcctcctcttcctcaaaggcccctccccccagccttccaagtccatcccgactcccggggccctcagacaccccgatcctcccacaataa